A genome region from Thermoplasmata archaeon includes the following:
- a CDS encoding DUF167 domain-containing protein: protein MHTFIEENEKGVLLRVHVVPNSDANRIAGYDHWRKALKVHVTAPATENRANSCLVEFLAEFFDVAERNIELVSGHHSREKIVSILGITKKSVEERIKNAGNKKA from the coding sequence ATGCATACCTTCATAGAAGAGAATGAAAAAGGGGTTTTGCTTCGCGTTCATGTGGTCCCCAACTCAGATGCGAACAGAATTGCCGGCTATGACCATTGGAGAAAAGCACTTAAAGTCCATGTGACTGCACCTGCTACAGAAAATCGTGCAAATTCTTGTCTTGTGGAGTTTCTGGCAGAATTTTTTGATGTGGCTGAACGAAATATAGAGCTTGTGTCTGGGCATCATTCAAGGGAAAAGATTGTAAGTATATTGGGAATTACCAAAAAATCTGTAGAGGAGCGTATCAAGAATGCTGGAAACAAAAAAGCTTGA
- a CDS encoding DUF835 domain-containing protein, whose translation MGNLILTYIAYGTIYLTISVILAIVIHRGYLANPKRRENKYFLLLCMGGLIWCLGEAGYWYSEKMEMVLAFYHFKYIGMILTGPSFFLLANAVPIWRNILNKKWVIYFCAGFVLVFQIISQTNPITHWYFSDYFEVQGLPGKYDSYWTPLGWLYCAIAYSFLIIGFISLLVSIKQARTKIEKDQAKILHVAVIIPFVGNIVVLLTGMLPSPSSLSVGISAILFGYAITKYKLMVLTPTLETKDGVKELPVKIERGYNYIIVDDYNFSGYSVLRFLSTEKPGLCVTGKAPASVRANFRIEKLPVIWVTEVETKEEQAMNPARLDFEITQSIINFMRENPGSTVFIDDIEYLSVKCGFEPVSHFLKDVADVAATTSSTLLVQMRPSFFDEEKQKMLTSMFDKVLEPPKMDWKNELMITHLYYRKDNTLEQIAKSIPVGEKTLVITRTHPKKLEKFFDNADYYWITDLDITDVKTIRPDAIDTDFILTIKNAITGGTKYIVIDGCDVVKIKVSVEKYIGFVKDITDLAHKYKIKLYCVVEVSDVKENVVICNRFDVVVR comes from the coding sequence ATGGGGAACTTGATTCTCACTTACATAGCTTATGGTACGATCTATCTAACGATTTCTGTGATTCTGGCAATTGTAATTCATAGGGGATACTTGGCAAATCCAAAGCGACGAGAGAACAAATATTTCCTGCTGCTCTGCATGGGTGGACTCATTTGGTGTTTGGGAGAGGCGGGATACTGGTATTCTGAAAAAATGGAGATGGTGCTTGCCTTTTATCACTTCAAGTACATCGGCATGATTCTTACTGGCCCATCCTTCTTTTTGCTTGCGAATGCAGTTCCAATCTGGCGAAATATATTAAACAAAAAGTGGGTGATATATTTCTGTGCTGGTTTTGTTCTCGTTTTTCAGATCATTTCTCAAACAAATCCGATAACCCACTGGTATTTTTCTGATTATTTCGAAGTACAAGGCTTACCTGGTAAATATGATTCATACTGGACCCCTCTTGGTTGGCTTTACTGTGCGATTGCCTACTCATTCCTTATTATTGGATTTATTTCACTTTTAGTTTCGATAAAACAGGCAAGGACAAAGATAGAAAAGGACCAAGCAAAGATTCTGCACGTGGCGGTGATAATTCCATTCGTTGGTAACATTGTTGTGCTTCTTACAGGTATGCTCCCCAGCCCCTCCTCTCTCTCTGTGGGAATCAGCGCGATCCTGTTTGGTTATGCAATAACAAAATACAAGTTAATGGTACTCACACCCACACTTGAAACAAAAGATGGTGTTAAAGAACTACCTGTAAAAATAGAGAGAGGGTACAACTATATAATTGTAGATGACTATAATTTTTCCGGTTACAGTGTCTTACGATTTCTTTCAACAGAAAAACCAGGATTGTGTGTGACTGGTAAGGCGCCAGCATCTGTCCGTGCCAATTTTAGAATCGAAAAACTACCTGTAATATGGGTTACAGAAGTTGAAACTAAAGAGGAACAGGCAATGAACCCCGCACGATTGGATTTTGAGATAACACAAAGTATAATCAACTTCATGCGGGAAAATCCTGGCTCGACAGTGTTCATAGATGACATAGAATATCTCTCTGTTAAATGTGGCTTTGAGCCCGTATCCCATTTTCTGAAAGATGTTGCAGATGTTGCTGCCACAACTTCCTCTACGCTTTTGGTGCAAATGCGTCCCTCCTTTTTTGACGAAGAAAAGCAAAAAATGCTCACCTCCATGTTTGATAAGGTACTAGAACCTCCAAAAATGGATTGGAAAAACGAGTTGATGATCACTCACTTATATTATAGAAAAGATAACACACTTGAGCAGATCGCAAAATCAATTCCTGTAGGAGAAAAAACACTTGTCATTACTAGAACACATCCGAAAAAGCTTGAAAAATTTTTTGATAATGCCGATTATTACTGGATTACTGATCTTGATATCACAGATGTAAAAACGATTCGCCCTGACGCAATAGATACTGACTTCATTCTCACAATCAAGAATGCCATCACTGGCGGTACCAAGTACATCGTGATTGACGGTTGTGATGTTGTCAAGATAAAGGTGAGCGTTGAGAAATACATTGGTTTCGTGAAAGACATTACAGATTTGGCACATAAATACAAGATAAAGCTGTACTGTGTAGTTGAAGTGAGTGATGTAAAAGAGAATGTAGTTATCTGCAACAGGTTTGATGTAGTAGTGCGTTAA
- a CDS encoding DUF2614 family zinc ribbon-containing protein: MKWSRNSSERRSFLSFVLSLLVGIIILRYALAESTGFTAILLLFLSVAIILISILYFFFPNLSRTGVKYECNKCGKLTTETFHGMCENCYRTYYADANRFVKKV; this comes from the coding sequence ATGAAATGGAGTAGGAACTCTTCAGAGAGAAGGAGTTTTCTTTCCTTCGTACTCTCCCTTTTAGTGGGCATAATTATCCTTAGATATGCCCTTGCTGAAAGCACTGGCTTTACCGCAATTCTTCTCCTTTTTCTCTCGGTCGCAATCATCCTCATCAGCATTCTGTATTTCTTCTTTCCCAATCTTAGTAGAACGGGAGTAAAGTACGAGTGCAATAAGTGTGGAAAATTGACGACTGAAACCTTCCATGGGATGTGTGAGAATTGCTACAGGACATACTATGCAGATGCAAACAGGTTTGTTAAAAAGGTGTGA
- the mutS gene encoding DNA mismatch repair protein MutS codes for MPKLTPIMEQYFRIKSQYKDAILFYRIGDFYETFDEDAKIVSKELEIVLTSRQKDEDGNRIPLAGVPYHAVEQYLAKLVKKGYTVAICEQVEDPKLAKGIVKREVVRVVTPGTAMENTILDARANNYICSIYMKEQHAAMAFADLSTAEFFLLQFEEKTDYQNTRNELLRYLPAECILPDFMLELEKLASELKLNAVCKRRHFPEKETAITLVKNQFGDAIPEKNLGEASVCAAGALLEYLAETQKTTRLPFSELRLINRQKTMILDSTTLRNLELVRNIRDGSPKGTLFETLDATVTPLGSRLLKKFLLAPLVDLNEINARLDAVEFFVKNSFVRYELRELLKEIQDLERITTRISCNRCNPRDLIGLKNTLKVIPKIRGLIEKEKLPELVAQLLEDLQPLGEIVELIEKGIVEDPPVLVKDGGIIKNGFSKDVDELRDALSHSKNWIAELEAKERERTGIKNLRIGYNSVFGYYIEVTKSYLSKVPADYIRKQTLANAERYITQELKEKESLILNADEKLKALEYQLFEEIRTKIATHTQTLLKIAGSIAMLDVFSGLAEVAVSSNYTRPKWNTNKEIYMKDLRHAVVERTLPDFIPNDVNIDEKARTIIITGPNMAGKSTYMRQIAIAMLMAQIGSFVPASYANLSIVDRIFTRVGAYDDLAMGQSTFMVEMLEVANILKNATSDSLIILDEIGRGTSTFDGMSLAWAVLEYIHTKIKARTLFATHYHQLTEIADLYQGIQNVHIAVKEANGDVVFLRKVIPGATDKSYGIYVAKIAGVPEGVVNKAREILKKMEEVELSVQNPEKARKRQPRYTQMLLIDTPAPKHPVMLELEKTDPNTITPLDALNLLVKLKKMLES; via the coding sequence ATGCCTAAACTCACGCCAATCATGGAGCAGTATTTCCGAATAAAAAGCCAGTATAAAGATGCTATTCTTTTTTACCGCATTGGCGATTTCTATGAAACATTTGATGAGGACGCAAAGATTGTTTCAAAAGAACTGGAAATTGTGCTTACCTCCAGACAGAAAGATGAGGATGGAAACAGAATTCCGCTCGCAGGTGTGCCCTACCATGCAGTGGAGCAATACCTGGCAAAACTTGTGAAGAAGGGTTACACAGTGGCCATCTGCGAACAGGTAGAAGACCCGAAGTTGGCAAAGGGGATTGTTAAGCGTGAGGTTGTTCGTGTAGTCACACCGGGCACTGCAATGGAAAACACAATTCTGGATGCGAGGGCAAACAACTACATCTGCAGCATTTACATGAAGGAACAACATGCAGCAATGGCTTTCGCTGACCTCTCTACTGCAGAATTCTTCCTTCTCCAGTTTGAGGAAAAAACAGATTATCAGAACACTCGAAACGAACTTTTGCGCTACCTTCCTGCAGAATGCATTTTGCCAGATTTCATGCTTGAACTGGAAAAACTTGCCAGCGAGCTAAAATTAAACGCAGTTTGCAAACGCAGACATTTCCCAGAAAAAGAGACAGCAATAACCCTTGTTAAAAACCAATTTGGTGATGCAATACCAGAAAAGAATCTCGGCGAGGCAAGTGTTTGTGCTGCAGGGGCATTGCTAGAGTATCTTGCAGAAACACAGAAGACCACCAGATTACCGTTCAGTGAATTACGGCTGATAAACCGTCAGAAAACAATGATTCTGGATTCCACAACCCTCAGAAATCTGGAGTTAGTGAGAAACATAAGGGACGGAAGTCCAAAAGGAACACTGTTTGAAACTCTGGATGCAACGGTTACTCCACTTGGCTCTCGTCTGCTTAAAAAATTCCTGCTTGCACCGTTGGTAGACCTGAATGAAATCAATGCACGACTGGATGCTGTGGAATTCTTTGTGAAAAATTCCTTTGTGAGGTACGAGTTGCGAGAACTTCTGAAGGAGATTCAAGACCTGGAGAGAATTACAACTAGGATTTCCTGCAATAGATGCAACCCCAGAGACCTAATAGGACTCAAAAACACGCTAAAGGTGATTCCAAAAATTCGTGGACTGATAGAAAAAGAAAAACTGCCAGAACTGGTTGCACAGTTGCTGGAGGACCTTCAACCACTGGGGGAGATTGTGGAACTGATTGAGAAAGGAATTGTAGAGGACCCACCAGTTCTTGTTAAAGACGGTGGGATTATAAAAAACGGGTTCTCAAAAGATGTTGATGAATTACGGGATGCGTTAAGTCACAGCAAAAACTGGATTGCAGAACTGGAGGCAAAAGAGAGGGAGCGCACTGGGATAAAAAATCTTCGGATTGGGTATAACTCCGTGTTTGGTTACTATATTGAAGTCACAAAGTCATATCTCTCAAAGGTTCCAGCCGATTACATAAGAAAGCAAACCCTGGCAAATGCCGAGCGATACATCACCCAGGAATTGAAGGAAAAGGAGAGTTTGATTCTGAATGCGGATGAGAAGCTGAAGGCATTAGAGTATCAGTTATTTGAAGAGATACGGACAAAAATTGCAACACACACGCAAACCCTGCTTAAAATTGCAGGCTCCATTGCAATGCTGGATGTCTTTTCAGGGCTTGCTGAAGTTGCCGTCTCCTCTAATTACACACGCCCAAAATGGAATACGAACAAAGAAATTTACATGAAGGACTTGAGGCATGCTGTGGTGGAACGCACATTGCCAGATTTTATACCCAACGATGTGAACATTGATGAAAAGGCAAGAACAATCATAATTACAGGCCCAAACATGGCTGGTAAATCCACATACATGCGACAGATTGCAATTGCAATGCTCATGGCCCAGATTGGTTCATTTGTGCCTGCAAGCTATGCAAACCTCTCAATTGTGGATAGAATTTTTACCAGGGTGGGTGCCTATGACGACCTGGCAATGGGGCAGAGCACCTTCATGGTTGAGATGCTGGAAGTTGCAAACATTCTGAAAAATGCAACCTCTGATTCACTTATAATTCTTGATGAAATTGGAAGGGGCACAAGCACATTTGATGGAATGAGCTTGGCATGGGCTGTGCTGGAATACATTCACACAAAAATCAAGGCGAGAACCTTGTTTGCAACGCATTATCACCAGTTAACGGAAATTGCAGACCTATATCAAGGTATCCAGAATGTTCATATTGCAGTGAAGGAAGCAAATGGTGATGTGGTATTCCTTCGAAAAGTTATTCCTGGTGCAACGGACAAAAGTTATGGCATCTATGTTGCTAAAATTGCTGGTGTGCCTGAAGGCGTGGTGAACAAGGCAAGGGAGATTCTCAAGAAAATGGAGGAGGTGGAACTGAGTGTGCAGAACCCTGAGAAGGCAAGGAAACGACAGCCAAGATATACACAAATGCTGCTCATAGACACACCCGCTCCAAAGCATCCAGTTATGCTGGAACTGGAAAAAACAGACCCAAACACTATCACTCCATTAGATGCTCTTAATCTTCTGGTAAAACTCAAAAAAATGTTGGAAAGTTAA